In Scatophagus argus isolate fScaArg1 chromosome 3, fScaArg1.pri, whole genome shotgun sequence, one genomic interval encodes:
- the drd5a gene encoding D(1B) dopamine receptor, with translation MENPAKYLSSVQGIDSVSAPLEEIMWNSTETEATNDGRKDMVVRTVTGCLLSVLILWTLLGNILVCSAVLRFRHLRTKVTNIFVVSLALSDLFVAVLVMPWKAVAEVAGYWPFGTFCNVWVAFDIMCSTASILNLCVISVDRYWAISSPFRYERKMTQRVAFVMISITWTLSVLISFIPVQLNWHKASAEDVAGNFSASRQIEENCDSSLSREYAISSSLISFYIPVAIMIVTYTRIYRIAQIQIRRIASLERAAEHAQSCRTNRIECQHHNTLKTSIKRETKVFKTLSVIMGVFVCCWLPFFVLNCMVPFCDRPATDRDAGLPCVSETTFDVFVWFGWTNSSLNPIIYAFNAEFRKAFASLLGCRHFCSSTPVETVNISNELVSYNQDTLVHKEIANAYVNMIPNVVECIEHEETFDRISQFSHNNENATDSVCDLEDCEADISLDRMSPFTPNGLH, from the coding sequence ATGGAGAACCCAGCCAAGTATCTGTCATCGGTGCAGGGGATTGACTCTGTGTCGGCACCCCTAGAAGAGATTATGTGGAACAGCACCGAAACGGAGGCAACAAACGACGGGAGGAAGGATATGGTGGTGCGTACGGTGACGGGCTGTCTGCTGTCCGTGCTCATCCTTTGGACCCTGCTGGGGAACATCCTGGTTTGCTCCGCGGTGCTGCGATTTCGCCACCTGCGGACCAAAGTCACCAACATTTTCGTCGTCTCTCTGGCTCTGTCGGATTTATTCGTGGCCGTCCTGGTGATGCCCTGGAAAGCTGTGGCAGAAGTTGCGGGGTACTGGCCGTTTGGCACTTTCTGTAACGTGTGGGTCGCTTTTGACATTATGTGTTCCACCGCCTCAATTCTCAACCTCTGCGTTATCAGCGTGGATAGATACTGGGCCATCTCGAGCCCCTTCCGCTACGAGAGGAAGATGACCCAGCGTGTTGCCTTTGTTATGATTAGCATCACTTGGACGTTGTCTGTGCTCATTTCATTCATACCAGTCCAGCTCAACTGGCACAAAGCGAGCGCTGAAGACGTAGCCGGGAACTTTTCCGCAAGTCGGCAGATAGAAGAAAACTGCGATTCCAGTCTGAGCAGAGAGTATGCCATATCCTCCTCCCTGATAAGTTTCTACATTCCCGTGGCAATTATGATTGTGACTTACACCAGAATATACCGGAttgcacaaatacaaattaGAAGGATCGCCTCCCTGGAGAGAGCGGCAGAACACGCGCAAAGTTGCCGGACCAACAGAATAGAGTGCCAACACCACAACACCTTGAAGACGTCGATCAAACGGGAAACCAAAGTTTTCAAAACTCTGTCAGTGATTAtgggtgtctttgtgtgttgctgGTTACCTTTCTTCGTCCTAAACTGCATGGTCCCGTTCTGCGACAGACCGGCCACAGACCGAGACGCGGGTCTGCCGTGCGTCAGCGAGACGACTTTTGACGTCTTCGTGTGGTTCGGTTGGACCAACTCCTCCCTGAACCCCATCATTTACGCCTTCAACGCGGAGTTCAGGAAGGCCTTCGCCAGCCTCTTGGGCTGTCGCCATTTCTGCTCCAGCACACCAGTGGAAACTGTTAACATCAGCAACGAGCTGGTCTCATATAATCAAGACACACTCGTCCACAAGGAAATCGCGAACGCCTACGTCAACATGATCCCCAACGTGGTTGAATGTATTGAACATGAAGAGACTTTTGACAGGATTTCACAGTTTTCTCACAACAATGAAAACGCCACAGACTCGGTTTGTGACTTGGAGGATTGCGAGGCAGACATCAGTCTTGACAGGATGTCTCCGTTCACACCCAATGGATTACACTGA
- the otop1 gene encoding proton channel OTOP1, translating into MSPTMVEHSGLDIMCLNKYCHSSSSSSSSENDKKIFSKLKRSLSRDYPRKNAEILSGQYGTNVLLIGAALMLAIAHHGPTVKEEHLLSFVTCLMILQLIWMMWYILVRDRQKNTRTDKDVHATTCWIRGGLTLLALLSLIMDAFRIGYYVGYQSCVSAVLGVYPVIHATHTIAQVHFLWFHIKDVIKSFETFERFGVIHAVFTNLLLWCNGVMSEAEHFLNNHKRRLSVLGYGNLTIAHSEPQCNCTTSTCSMFSSSLYYLYPFNIEYHIFVSAMLFVMWKNIGRTIELSSNRKRLATKTQGLTLGPILGLLALASTIGILVVYITHVEESLQTRQSAISMFYIYGIVMLVFMCSAGASGLLIYRADHMPLDTSKNPSRQLDTELLFGSSIGSWLMSWCSIVAVLGTSSSPPYRWTNFVYSLLIVLEKYIQNVFIIESLYRQQEDREREDSELLGAPEIFSVTSSLAPPYNGIINRAYETPDRTCVTMENEQEGSGHVYRCPRKPSEVPLPVGNKVVEPSKIKRQILKNIAVFLLMCNISLWILPAFGCRPQYDNGLEQEAFGFAIWTTVLNFAIPLNLFYRMHSVASLFEVFRRV; encoded by the exons ATGTCACCCACCATGGTGGAGCACAGCGGTCTGGATATTATGTGTCTGAACAAGTACTGTCAcagttcctcctcctcgtccagCTCCGAGAACGACAAGAAGATTTTCTCCAAACTAAAACGCAGTTTGTCTCGGGACTACCCGAGGAAGAACGCAGAGATCCTCAGTGGTCAGTACGGGACCAACGTGCTGCTGATCGGGGCGGCGTTGATGTTGGCCATTGCGCACCATGGCCCCACTGTCAAGGAAGAACACCTGTTGTCCTTTGTCACCTGCCTCATGATCCTCCAGCTGATCTGGATGATGTGGTACATCCTGGTGCgggacagacagaagaacacGCGGACGGACAAAGACGTCCACGCCACCACATGCTGGATAAGAG GTGGTTTGACTCTCCTTGCGCTCCTTTCACTGATTATGGACGCTTTCCGAATTGGGTATTATGTTGGCTATCAGTCCTGTGTGTCGGCTGTGCTCGGGGTATACCCTGTCATCCATGCAACTCACACCATAGCGCAG GTGCATTTTCTCTGGTTTCACATCAAGGATGTCATCAAGAGTTTTGAAACATTTGAGAG ATTTGGTGTAATCCATGCAGTCTTTACCAACCTCCTCCTGTGGTGCAACGGTGTAATGTCAGAGGCCGAGCATTTCCTGAACAACCATAAGAGAAGACTCTCTGTCCTGGGATACGGAAACCTCACCATAG CGCACTCAGAACCTCAGTGTAACTGCACCACCAGCACTTGCTCCATGTTCTCCAGCAGCCTCTACTATCTCTATCCCTTCAACATTGAGTACCACATCTTTGTCTCTGCCATGCTCTTTGTCATGTGGAAGAACATCGGGAGGACCATTGAGCTTTCTTCAAACCGGAAGAGGCTGGCTACCAAAACCCAGGGCCTGACCTTAGGTCCCATTCTAGGTCTGCTTGCACTGGCCAGCACTATCGGGATCCTGGTGGTCTACATCACCCATGTGGAGGAATCCCTCCAAACACGTCAGTCAGCCATCTCCATGTTCTACATATATGGCATTGTCATGCTGGTGTTTATGTGCTCTGCCGGTGCTTCAGGTCTGCTCATATACAGAGCTGACCACATGCCACTGGACACCTCTAAGAACCCGTCCAGACAGCTGGACACAGAGCTGCTATTTGGGTCGTCCATTGGCTCCTGGCTCATGTCCTGGTGCAGCATAGTGGCGGTGTTAGGCACCAGCAGCAGTCCTCCTTACCGCTGGACCAACTTCGTCTACTCTCTGCTTATTGTGCTGGAGAAGTACATACAGAATGTCTTCATCATAGAGTCCCTGTATCGGCAGCAAGAggatagagagagggaggactCCGAGTTACTAGGTGCTCCAGAAATCTTCTCAGTGACATCCTCTTTGGCCCCGCCGTACAACGGCATCATCAACAGGGCCTACGAGACTCCAGACAGGACGTGCGTCACCATGGAGAACGAGCAGGAAGGAAGTGGACATGTTTACAGATGTCCAAGGAAACCCTCTGAGGTGCCACTGCCTGTGGGAAACAAAGTAGTAGAACCCTCAAAGATAAAGAGGCAAATCCTGAAGAACATCGCTGTCTTCCTGCTGATGTGCAACATCTCG CTGTGGATCCTTCCTGCCTTTGGCTGCCGGCCACAATATGACAACGGGTTGGAACAAGAGGCATTTGGCTTCGCCATATGGACCACAGTTCTCAATTTCGCCATTCCTTTAAACCTTTTCTACCGCATGCACTCAGTTGCCTCCCTCTTCGAGGTGTTCCGCCGGGTCTGA
- the tmem128 gene encoding transmembrane protein 128: MLNDSDLATLRNRFKRDAEFLMQTTTSGDDDEKSQEEKDAKPLPRINKHSIFWIVASVGVTYYVDFLRNIMENNDIKSWWFNVGLILLGICLSLAMFCIVYLEWYKGITHYDHEYPAIPPITTAAFIAASCSFNIALWPVWSFFTPLILFAQFMGVVMFISLLG, encoded by the exons ATGCTTAACGACAGTGATCTTGCAACGCTTCGGAATAGATTTAAGAGAGATGCGGAGTTTCTTATGCAAACAACGACATCGGGTGACGACGATGAAAAGA GTCAGGAGGAAAAAGATGCTAAACCTCTCCCTCGCATTAACAAACACTCCATTTTCTGGATCGTGGCATCTGTAGGCGTGACCTACTATGTGGATTTCCTCCGCAACATCATGGAGAACAATGATATCAAAAG ctgGTGGTTCAATGTGGGTCTGATACTTCTCGGGATCTGCCTGTCTCTGGCCATGTTTTGCATTGTGTACTTGGAGTGGTACAAAGGCATAACGCACTACGACCATGAGTACCCTGCCATTCCTCCCATCACCACTGCCGCCTTTATTGCTGCTTCTTGCAg ctttaacatcGCATTGTGGCCAGTGTGGTCCTTCTTCACTCCACTCATCCTCTTCGCACAGTTCATGGGTGTGGTCATGTTCATCTCTTTGCTTGGATGA
- the lyar gene encoding cell growth-regulating nucleolar protein, producing the protein MVFFTCNGCGESLKKAQVDKHVSICRGCQVLSCIDCGKDFWGDDYKNHNKCISEDQKYGGKGYEAKANKGDVKQQQWLQKVNEAMNKPGVSAKLKEVLRQVTTYDNVPRKKAKFQNWMRNSLKIANTSLHDEVWDILTAADIGPQEAEETKQTVAEVRVDANGTQNGHPDVEKKKLNKRERKEARQQKNGKTLKGAEKPVAQEPEEDQEGKKKKKDRKRQYICVEDGDKEQNGQCAENETCGKKKKTIGQAAEEPEETKDQRVPKGKFNWKGNIKAVLRESPDQELPIKKLRKKVLGAYYSFTGDGNFKTEEDVLALFNKKINNNPKFKVLKDRVRLVK; encoded by the exons ATGGTGTTTTTCACCTGCAACGGCTGTGGTGAATCCCTTAAGAAAGCTCAGGTTGATAAACATGTGAGCATATGCCGGGGCTGCCAGGTCCTGTCCTGCATTGACTGCGGAAAAGACTTCTG GGGTGATGACTACAAAAACCACAATAAGTGTATCAGCGAGGACCAAAAGTATGGAGGCAAAGGCTACGAGGCTAAGGCAAACAAAGGagatgtgaagcagcagcagtggctccAG aaagTTAATGAAGCCATGAACAAACCTGGTGTTAGCGCAAAGCTAAAGGAGGTACTCAGGCAAGTCACCACATATGATAACGTCCCAAGGAAGAAGGCTAAGTTTCAG AACTGGATGAGGAACAGTCTAAAAATAGCTAACACTAGTCTTCATGATGAAGTGTGGGACATCCTGACCGCAGCTGACATT GGCCCCCAAGAGGCCGAAGAAACTAAACAGACAGTAGCTGAAGTCAGGGTGGATGCTAATGGGACTCAGAACGGCCATCCAGATGttgagaagaagaagctgaacaAACGAGAGCGAAAAGAAGCCCGTCAGCAGAAGAATGGGAAGACTTTGAAAGGTGCTGAAAAGCCAGTTGCACAGGAACCAGAAGAAGACCAGgagggcaaaaagaaaaaaaaggacagaaagaggcaGTACATCTGTGTGGAAGATGGGGACAAAGAGCAGAACGGACAGTGTGCTGAAAATGAGACATGtggcaagaaaaagaagacaa TTGGCCAAGCTGCAGAGGAACCAGAGGAGACCAAGGATCAAAGAGTTCCCAAAG GTAAATTCAACTGGAAGGGAAACATCAAGGCGGTCCTGAGAGAATCACCTGACCAGGAACTGCCGATAAAGAAACTCAGGAAGAAG GTTTTGGGGGCGTACTACTCTTTCACCGGTGATGGaaattttaaaacagaagaggaTGTGCTGGCACTTTTCAACAAGAAGATCAACAACAACCCTAAGTTTAAAGTCTTAAAAGACCGAGTTAGACTTGTGAAGTAG